Sequence from the Kineosporia succinea genome:
CCGCATCATCGAGGCCAAGAGCCGCGGCATCTACGAGGCGCCCGGCATGGCGCTGCTCTTCCTGACCTACGAGCGCCTCGTCAACGCCATCCACAACGAAGACACCGTCGACTCGTACCACACGATGGGGCGCCGCCTCGGCCGCCTGCTGTACGAGGGCCGCTGGCTCGATCCGCAGTCGCTCATGCTCCAGAGCAGCCTCACGCAGTGGGTCGCGCGCGCCGTCACCGGTGAGGTCACCGTGCGCCTGCGCCGCGGCGACGACTGGACCATCGTCAACACGGCCGGCCCGAACCTGAGCTACCACCCCGACCGGCTCTCGATGGAGCGCACCGAAGACGCCGCGTTCGGCCCGGTCGACCGCATCGGCCAGCTGACGATGCGCAACCTCGACATCGCCGACTCCCGCCAGAAGCTCGAGCTGTTCGCCGGTCTCGGCCAGCTCGAGGGCCAGGCCCGCATCGTGGGCGAGCTGGAGCCGGGCGGTTCCGACCGGATCAGCCGTAACCGCGACGTCGACGCCGAAGAGGTCGTGCTCCTCGACCAGGCCGCGATGGAGTCGGGCACCGACTGACCCGACCGCAAACCGCACGATGAGGGACGCCGGTGCGAACCGGCGTCCCTCATCGTGGGTTTGGTGTCAGTCGCCCTTCACGTTCAGGATCTGGTGAAGCGTGTGCTTCACCTTCACCAGGTCGTCGGCATCGGCCATGACCTGGTCGATGGGCTTGTACGCCGCCGGGATCTCGTCGATGAACGCGTCGGTGTCGCGGTACTCGATGCCCTTCATCGCGGTCCGGAGATCCTCGATCCCGAACCGCTTCCGGGCCGCCGTCCGCGAGAACTCCCGCCCCGCACCGTGCGGCGAGGAGTTGAGCGAGAGCTTGCTGCCCCGCCCCACCACCACGTAGCTGGCCGTGCCCATCGAGCCCGGGATCAGGCCCGGCCGTCCGGCGTCGGCCTGGATCGCGCCCTTCCGGCTGATCCAGAGGTTCTTGCCGTAGTGGTTCTCCTGCTGCGTGAAGTTGTGGTGGCAGTTGATCCGCTCGAGGTCCTGTACGTCCGAGCCCATGAAATCGCTGACGCACAGCATGAGCCGGTGCATCATCTCCTCCCGGTTGGCGAGCGCGAAGTCCTGCGCCCAGCGCATCTCGTTGATGTACGACCAGAACTCGTCGGTGTCCTCCACCAGGTAGGCCAGGTCGAGGTCGGGCAGGTCGATGTGCCACTTCTCCATCTGGGCCCGCGCGACCTTGATGTGCTTCTGCGCGATCAGGTTGCCCACGCCCCGCGAACCGGAGTGCAGGAACAGCCACACCGTGCCCTCCTCGTCGGCCGTCACCTCGATGAAATGGTTGCCGGAGCCCAGGCTTCCGAGCTGCCGCTTCCACTTCGCGGTGTACGAGGACGGGTCGAAGCCGGCCTTCCCGGCCCTGGCCTCGAGCTCGGCGAGCCGCCCGGCGACCCCGGCCTCCAGCACCTGCGACTCCGTGTTGTAACCACCGGCCGACAGCGGGATCGCCTTCTCGATCGCCACCCGCAGCGCGCTCAGCTCACCCTTCGAACGCACCTGCGACTCGGTCCACTGCGTCCGCACCGCGATCATGCCGCAGCCGATGTCGACGCCGACCGCGGCCGGGATGATCGCCCGGTCGGTCGGGATCACCGAGCCCACGGTGGCGCCCTTGCCCAGGTGGGCGTCGGGCATCAGCGCGAGATGCGGCCAGATGAAGGGCATCTGGGAGGTGCGCACGGCCTGCTCCCTCGTCTTGTCCTCCAGGATGCTCGCCCAGTTGAAGAGCTTCTCTCCCAAGCGCTGCACCGTCACCGTCCACCTCCCATGTCCGTCTCACCCCAGCGGTAAGTGCGGCCTTGAGCATGTCGGGTGCGCCGGGTAACGGTCCAGTCAATTACCGTTCGGCGCTTCATCCGGTTGTGACCGATAGGTGCTGGTACCGGAAACGAGGCAGGGCGACAGTGGGCGCCCTGCCTCACCTGCACTTCTCACGACCGAGGAGTTCCGATGCCCGACAGCACGCCCGGTGACGACGAGTCCGTGCTCGCCCGTCTCGGTTACAAGCAGGAGCTGCACCGCTCCTGGTCCGGCTTCTCCAACTTCGCCATCTCGTTCAGCATCATCTCGATCCTGGCCGGCTGCTTCACCACGTTCGGCCAGGCCTGGAACAACGGTGGCCCGATCGCGATCTCGATCGGCTGGCCGGTCATCTCGGCGTTCATCCTGATCATCGGTCTCTGCATGGCCGAGCTGGTCTCGGCCTACCCGACGTCGGGCGGGATCTACTGGTGGGCGGCCAAACTCGGGGGAGCGAAGGCCGGGTACTACACCGGGTGGCTCAACCTGGTCGGGCTGGTGGCGATCCTGGCGTCGGTGGCCTACGGCGCCGCGATCTACCTGAACACCTTCATCGACCTGTTCTCCGACGGCTACGCCACCGGCTTCCTCGGCGGGAACTACCTCTACCAGCAGTTCTTCTGGTTCGCGGTGATCATGCTGCTCATCACCGCGGTCAACATCTTCAGCTCGCACCTGCTGGCGGTCATCAACAACGTGTCGGTGTGGTGGCACGTGTTCGGGGCCGCGATCGTGGTGCTGGTGCTCGTCTTCGGACCGGACTCGCACCAGAGCCTGGGTTTCGTCTTCGGTGAGCGCATCAACAACTCGGGACTGGGAGAGGGCACCTTCTGGTTCTACGTGCTGCCGCTGGGTTTCCTGCTCACGCAGTACACGATCACCGGGTACGACGCCTCGGCCCACCTGTCCGAGGAGACGCAGGGCGCGGCGAACGCGGCCGCCAAGGGGATCTGGCAGTCCATCCTGTACTCCGCGATCGGCGGCTGGATCCTGCTGCTGGCCTTCCTCTTCGCGGCGACGAACACCGACTACATCAACTCCTTCGACCCGGCCGTGAACCCCTACGGCGGGGGCAGTGTGCTCGCGGTGCTGGCCAGTGCGCTGTCGCCGGGCCTGTTCAAGCTGGTCGTGTTCATCAGCATGAGCGGCCAGATCTACTGCTCGACGGCCTGCATGACCTCGACCTCGCGGATGCTGTTCGCGTTCAGCCGTGACCGGGCGGTGCCGGGTTCCGGGCTGTGGGCGTCCGTCGACGCGAAGGGGGTGCCGCGCAACGCCGTGCTGGCCGCCGGGGCCGCTGCCGTGCTGCTGACCCTGCCCGCGCTGTACGAGAGCCCGTCGGGTGCGCCCACGGCCTTCTACGCGGTCGTCTCGATCGGCGTCATCGGGCTGTACCTGGCCTTCGCGATCCCGATCTACCTGCGCTGGAAGGCCGGTGACGGCTGGGAACCCGGCCCGTGGACGCTGGGCCCGAGGTACCGCTGGCTGTGCGTGCTGGCGGTCGCCGAGATCGCGATCACCTCGGTGTACTTCGTGCTGCCGTTCTCGCCGGCGGGCTGGCCCCTGAACGACGACTTCACCTGGACCGCGGTCAATTACGCGCCGATCGTGCTCGCCCTGCTGCTGGGTGCGCTGTTCGTGGGCTGGCACGTCTCGGTCAAGCACTGGTTCAGCGGCCCGCGCAGCAACCTCGAGTCGGCGAGCTGAGGCCTCCGGTGTGGCCGGCTGGTGTTCCGCACACCACCCGGCCATGCTGGGAGCCGTGATTCCCCGTCGCTTGCGTCGTGCGTCCACCATTCCGCCCGGATACCGTCGTGTCGACCCGCGCACCGCCACCCGGGTGCCCTTGTGGCGCGACCTCTCGCCCGAGACCGAGGTTTTCGAGGGCGACCCGCCGTTCGAGCACCGGGTGTGGACGACGGTGGAGCGCTCCGGTTACCTGGTCGAGCAGATCACCAGTCTGGGAACGCATCTGGGCACTCATGTCGACGCGCCGGGGCACTTCGTGACCGGGGGTGCGGTGGTCACCCAGCTCGGTGAGGGCTGGACGCTGATGCCGCTGGTCGTCCTTGCGGTTCGGGGCCTTTCGGTCATGATGGACGACGTGCGCACCTACGAGCGCCGGTTCGGTCGCGTCCCTCCCGGAGCTTGCGTGGTGCTGAGAGACGGCGCACCGGGCCTGGAGCCGGAGGTGGTCTCCTGGCTGTTCACGGCCCGCCGGATCCGGGCGATCGGCAGTGACGCCGCCGGCCCGGACGTTCCCGGCGACGGCGAATTCGCCTCCACCCGGGCCGCTCTCGGTGCGGGTGGGGTGGTGCTGGCGGGCCTCGGGCCCGGGCTGGCCCGGATGAGGCCGCACGGCGACTGGATCTCGGCCAACGCCCCGCGTGGGGCGTTCTCCGGTTTCCCGGTCGGCGTCACCGGTTTCACCGTCGCGCGGGGTTCATCGGCAACGTGATCAGGTCCAGATCGGGCAGCGGGACGGGCTTTCCGTAGAGCGGGCCCTGGGCCTGGTCGATGCCGAGCCCGGCCAGGCGGTCGGCCTGCTCCTGGTCGTTCACGTCGTCGGCCACCAGCATCAGGTCGAGGTCGTTCACCATCGCGGCCGTGCCCGCGAGCACCCGGAAGGCCCGGGTGTGTGGCTCGGCCACGGTCAGTGACCCGTGCAGCGTGACCGAGGTGACCGGCAGACGGGTCAGGAATTCGAGCCCGACCGGCCCGGTGCCGAACGCGTCCAGGCCGATGCCGGTGCCGAGGTCGCGGATCCGCTCCAGAATGCCTGCCGTCACGCCCAGGTCGGGCAGGGGATAGGTCTCGGTGATGAGCAGCAGCAGGGCCCGGCCGGGCAGGTCGTGACGGCGCAGCGTGCGCTCGAGAACGGTCGGCAGCCGCTCGTCGGTCAGGTGGGAGGCGCTCAGTGGCACGTGCGCGACCAGGTCCTCCCAGGCCGGGGCCCGGCGCAGCCGGGCGATGTCGCCGCCGATCGAGTCGAAGAGCCGCTCCTCCAGCGGCCTCCGGAGCCCGGCGTGCTCGGCGGCCGACATCAGCGAGTCCGCGTCCATCACGCCGTGCACCGGGTGCCGCCAGCGCGCCGAGGCCGTGAGTGCCTCCAGACGGCCGGAGTTCAGGCCCAGCACCGGGTGGTAGACCAGATCGATGTGGTCGGACGAGAGCGTCGAGAGCTGCTCGGTGTGCTCGAGGGTCTCGGCGAGGGCCTTCTCGTCCTTCTCGATCCACTCGGCCTTGTGCGCCTTCTCGGCCCGTTCCGCCTTCTCGGCCTTCTCGGCGGCGCGCCGGGCCTTCTCGCCGATGATGTCGACGGCCCGGCCGATCGGGATGATCTCGGCCTCCGGCCGGGTGCCGGCCCGGACCTCGGCCTCGATCTGCAGCCACTCCAGGGCCCGGCGCTCGGCGGCGTCGCGTTCGGCCGAGCGGCGCTCCGCCTCCTGGTACTCGGCGAGCCAGCGCTCGGTGTCGCGTTGGGTGGCCGCGACCAGCTTGTCCTTCTCGGCCTCGCGGGCGGCCTCGGGCGACGGTTCGGGCTTGGGCGGTTCGGGTTTCGCCTGGCCCGAGCCCCGGTACCGAGCGGCCGGGGTGGTCAGCCCGCCGGGCGCGGTGCGGGGGCCGACACGGGGGATGGGGCCGGTCTGGTCCATGACCTGGGGCAGCGGGAGGCCGGGCGGGGGGATGCTGCCGGTGGCGGGGCCTTTGGCCTGAGCCGCGGGGACAGCCGGGACAGCCGGGTCAGCCGGGTCAGCCGGGTCAAGCGCGTCAGCCGGGGCCGCGGGGCCGGCGCGCTCGGCCGGCGGGGCCGCCGGGTCGAGCAGCGGCAGGTAACGGTCGGGCCGGTCGTTGCCGGAACCGGTGCGGAAGGTGACCAACTGGTTCTTGCCTCGTCTCTTCGCTGCGTACATCGCCTGGTCGACCCCGGCCAGCAGGCTCTCCGGCGAGGCGTCGGGGGCTACGCGGTCGAGCACCGCCACCCCGACGCTGGCCCCGACCCGCACCCGGGTCTCGCGGCCCCGGTGGCCGATCTGGAACGGCCGCCCGAGAGCGGCCAGGATCCGGCGCCCGATCACGTCCGGCCCCTCGTCGGCGTCCTCCATCAGGATGGCGAACTCGTCGCCGCCCAGTCGCGCCACGGTGTCACCCGGCCGCACACAGGCGCGCAGCCGGATGCCGACGGCGCGCAGCAGGTCGTCGCCGGCGTTGTGGCCGAGCCGGTCGTTGACGGCCTTGAAGTCGTCGAGGTCGCAGAACAGCAGCCCGAGCGGACGGCCGCCGCGGATGGCCGCGCGCAGGCGCTGGTCGAACCGGGCGCGGTTGGCCAGGCCGGTCAGGGAGTCGCTGAAGGCCTGGGCGCGCAGCCGGTCGTGGCTCTCACGCAGTTCGCGCACGAGGCGCACGTTGTCGAGACCGGCGACGAGGCGGCGCGCGACCAGCGCGGCGGCCAGGCCGAGCCCGGTGCCGGTCTCGACCGCATCCGGGGTGGGGCCGGTGAGGACGTGGACGGTGAGCACGAGGGCTGCGAGGGCGGCCGGGACGTGGACGGTCACGCGGGCCAGTTTCCGCAGGTGGCCGGTGTGCGGACCGGGGCCGGTGGACAGCGCCGCGGTGGCCAGCAGCAGGAACCCGGCGACCAGGCCGAGGGGGACGAGACGGCCGGGGGCGTCCGGGAGCCGGGCCAGGTGGGTGCCGGCCACGGCCAGCGTCACCAGGCCGGCGCCGAGCAGGGCACAGGCCCGGGGATCGGCGGCCCGGCGGAAGCGGGTGGTCAGCACGACCGTGCTGACCAGCGCCAGGTAGGCGGGTGGGGCGGCGAGCGCGAGCGGTCGGTGCCCCGGCGCGTCCACCATCGGCTCGAGGCTCGTGACCCAGGTGAGCAGGAGCAGCGAGCCGGTCACGATCACGGTGTCGAGCGCGAGGGCGATCAGGGCGTACGGACGCGCCGGACGGCTGCCGTCGTCGGCCTCCGGTTCGCGGGGTGCCCGGGTGGGCAGGCGCAGGACGGCGGCGAGGGCCAGGAGCGGGAGGGCGAGGCGGCCGGCGCCGACGAGCGCGGTGAGCGGGGCGCCCGGGCCGCCGAGGATGCGGCCGACGCAGTCGAGCAACTGGGCGAGGGTCCAGAGGGCGGTGCCGGTGGCGAGCAGGGGACGCCAGAGGTTGTTGCCGCCGGAGCGGCGCCAGGAGTGCGCCAGGCTTGCGGTGGCCAGGGAACCCGCGAGGACGAGGTTGACGTCGGCCAGGGTGCGGGTGGTCGAGGCGTCGACCAGCCCGGTGAAGGGGACCAGCGTGAGGCCGGCGAGAGCGGCCGTGGCAAGGGCGAGATTGCCGGAGGCGGACAGGCCGGGGCTCGAGCCCACGCCGCCCTCCCTCGAAAGGCCAGTTACACCGAGTGCAGCTCCGAATACAGCATAAGGAGTGAATGCCACCGAATGCCCCAGAACCGAGAGAGATTTATACCCGACGCGAATCGGGCACGGAGTGATCGTGGCGTCGGTCACGTGGTGTGAACGTCTCGCCGGTGCGGGTTCTGGACTCTGACCGGGCGGGCGGTGCGGGCCTGACCGAGGCTGTCGGTGGCTGCCCGTAGGCTGTGCGGCGCAGATCAACGAGGTGGCGTGCCGCTCGGGGATCTGTGGCCGGGGGAGATCGTCGAAGGAGGAACGTCAGGTGGGAGAGAACCCGGTGGCCGGCACTCGGGTGCTCAACATCCCCAACCTGCTGAGTTTCGGCCGCCTGCTGCTGGTGCCGGTGTTCGCCGTGCTGATCCTGCGCGGGCACATCGGCTGGGCCATCGCCGTGCTCATGGTCAGCGGTTTCACCGACTATCTCGACGGCATGCTGGCCCGGCGCTGGGGGCAGACCACGCGGCTCGGGCAGATGCTCGACCCGGTCGCCGACCGTCTCTACATCCTCACCACGCTGCTGGGCCTGGCCTATCGCGAGGTCATCCCGTGGTGGCTGGTGCTGCTGCTGATCGCCCGCGACGCGGTGCTGGTCGGCTCGCTGCTGCTGATGACGGCCGACGAGCGCCGTCCGCTCGAGGTCTCGTTCCTGGGCAAGGCCGCCACCGCGAACCTGCTCTACGCCTTCCCGCTGATGCTGCTGGGCGATCTCGACGGCCGGGCCGGTGACATCGCGCAGCCGTTCGGCTGGGCGTTCGCCTGGTGGGGCACGTCGCTGTACTGGTGGGCGGCGCTCATCTACCTGCGGCAGGCGGCGGCGGTGCTGGCGCGGCGCGAGCGGCTGCGCACGCGGCCGCCCAGTGGTTCGGGTGACGGGGCCGCGGTGGTCACGGGTTCGGTGGTCGCGGGTTCGGTGGTCGGGGGCCCGGAGACTGGTGGTTCGGTGATGGGCGGTTCAGAGGCTGCGGTTTCGGCGGGCGGTGGCTCGGCGGTCGCCGGCTCGGGTGCCGGCGCCGAGTCGGTGTCGGGTCCTGCCTCCGACCCCGGGTCGGGTTCCGACCCCGGGCCCGCCTCGGACGCGACGTCCGGTTCGGTGTCGGGGTCGGCGTCCCCGGCGGGCGGCACCTCGGGCGAGGTCGCCGGATGACCCGGCCCACCCCCTCCCCGGACGAGGAGCCCAGCTCCCGCTCCGACGAGTCGTCGCAGGCAGCCCCGCCTCCGGGGCACCCCTCCACGCCGTTCCCCACCCCTTCGCCGTCCCTTTCCCCTCCGCCGGTCTCGCCTTCCCCGAGGCCTCCCTCTGCCCAGGCGGCCTCGTCCTCGTCGGGGCCCCGGTCGGCCGGGGCGTCGCCCGGCGAGGCCTCGTCCGGTGGGTTTTCGTCGTCCGGTGCCGCGTCGCCTGGCGAGGCGTCGTCCGGCGGCGCGTCGTCCTCCTCCGGGGCCTCTTCTCCTGAGTCCCCGGTCTCGTCCCCGGTCTCGTCCCCGGTCTCGTCCCCGGTCTCGTCCCCGGTCTCGTCCCCGGTCTCGTCCCCGGCCTCGTCCCCGGCCTCGTCCCCGGTCTCGTCCCCGGTCTCGTCGGGTGCCTCCCGGCCCCCGCGAGCGCTCGACGCCTCAATGACGTTGCTGCGCGAGGTGATGGAGCGTCCGCTCGATCCCGGGTACGCGGCGGCCGCGGCCCATCCCCGGCCGCGCACCCGGGTGCGCACGGCCGTGACGCTGGTGCTGTCGATCCTGGCGGGCATCGGGTTCTGCGTGGCGGTGAGCTCGATCCGGGTGCCGCAGCGCGAGTCCGACCAGGTCAGCCGCGAGCTGCGCGAGGAGATCGACCACCGCAGCGAGTCGGTCGATACGCAGGAGAAACGCAACGCCGAGCTGGCCGCCGCCAACGCCGCGGCCCAGCAGACGCTGCTGGGCGACCGCGGCACCGCGCTCGGCGAGCAGGTGCGTGAGCTGGGGGCCCTGACCGGTGAGATCGCGGTCACCGGCAAGGGACTCACCGTCACCCTCGACGACGCTCCGGGCCGCGACGAGGTCGGCGGGGACCCGCGCACCGACAGCGGTTACGACGAGGGCGTGGTGCTCGACGCCGATCTGCAGGTCGTGGTGAACGGGCTGTGGTCGGCCGGGGCCGAGGCGATCTCGATCAACGGTGAGCGGCTGACGGCGGTCTCGGCGATCCGGTCGGCGGGGGAGGCGATCCTGGTCGACTTCCGGCCGCTGGTGCCGCCCTACGTGGTGTCGGTGATCGGCGACCAGTCGAAGCTGCAGACCGGCTTCGCCGACGGCTCGGCCGGGCCCTACGTGCAGTCGCTGCGCGACAACAACGGCATCCAGGTGGACATCGCCACGTCCGACGGCCTGACCCTGCCCGGAGCGGGCCAGTTCGTGCTCAGGGCCGCGAAACCGGTAGAAGAGACCTCGGGCGCGACCGGTTCGACCCGTTCGGCGCGTACGACCCGTTCGACGGGCTCGGATGACGCCACGGACGACCCGAGCTCGACGAACGACCCGAGGTCGACCGAGGACACCGGTTCGACCAGCAACACCAGTTCGAGCAGCAGTACCGGAACGGCCGGCGACGCTGGCCGTGACGGCTCACAGGACACGCAGGATCCGGTGGAGAGCCCAGGAGGACGTACGTGATCGCGGCGATCGGTCTGCTGATCGGGGTGGTGGCCGGCCTGGTGCTGCAGCCGACCGTCCCGCTCTGGTTGCAGCCCTACCTGCCGATCGCCGTGGTGGCGGCGCTGGACGCGGTGTTCGGGGGTGTGCGCGCTCTGCTCGACGGGATCTTCGACGACCGGGTGTTCATCGTCTCGTTCCTGTCGAACGTCGTGGTGGCCGCGCTGATCGTGTTCCTGGGTGACCACCTGGGCGTCGGCGCGCAGCTGTCCACCGGCGTGGTGGTGGTGCTCGGTATCCGGATCTTCTCGAACGCGGCCGCGATCCGCCGGCACATCTTCAAGGCGTGAGATGACGACCGACGACCAGAACCCCGACGAGGGCCACGACGCCCGCCGAGAGCCGTGGATCCCCGGCTCCCCGAACCCCGGCGCCCCGGACGGGGCCCGCGCGGTGGACGAGCCGACCGATGGCGACCACGGTGACGGCACGGGCGGCGACGGCACGGGCGGCGACGGCACGGGCGGCGACGGCACGGGCGGCGACGGCACGGGCGGTGACGGTACGGGCGGCCACGACCGTGACGAAACGCGCGGCGACGTTCACGGCGCGGGCGGCGGCGACGGTCACGGCGCGGGCGGCGGTGACGGTCACGGCGCGGGCGGCGGTGACGGTCACGGCGCGGGCGGCGGTGACGGTGACGGCACGGGCGGTGGCCACGGCGACGGCACGGGCGACGGCGACCGGGCCGGCAGCACGGTCGCCGACGAGGACTACGACCAGGACACGACCCGTCCGATCCCGGTGATGCCGTTGCCTCCGGCGGGTTCGGGTCGTGCGGGTGCCGGCACCGGTTCGCGTGACGAGGGCCCCGGTCGCTCAGGCGCCCGAGGCGGCTCGGTAGGCGGATCCCTGGGCGGTTCGGGCGGCGTGGGTGGTCCGGGCGCCGTAGGTGGCGCGGGCACCGCGGGTGGTTCGGGCGCTGCGGTTGGTTCGGGCGGCGTGAGTGGTCCGGGCACTGCGGGCGGCCCGGGTGGCTCGAGCACTGCGGGTGGTTCGGGCGCTGGGATCAGTTCGGGCACCGCGGATGGTTCGGGTGGCGTGGGTGGCTCGGGCACTGCGGGTGGTTCGGGCGCTGGGATCAGTTCGGGCACCGCGGATGGTTCGGGTGGC
This genomic interval carries:
- a CDS encoding RtcB family protein; translated protein: MQRLGEKLFNWASILEDKTREQAVRTSQMPFIWPHLALMPDAHLGKGATVGSVIPTDRAIIPAAVGVDIGCGMIAVRTQWTESQVRSKGELSALRVAIEKAIPLSAGGYNTESQVLEAGVAGRLAELEARAGKAGFDPSSYTAKWKRQLGSLGSGNHFIEVTADEEGTVWLFLHSGSRGVGNLIAQKHIKVARAQMEKWHIDLPDLDLAYLVEDTDEFWSYINEMRWAQDFALANREEMMHRLMLCVSDFMGSDVQDLERINCHHNFTQQENHYGKNLWISRKGAIQADAGRPGLIPGSMGTASYVVVGRGSKLSLNSSPHGAGREFSRTAARKRFGIEDLRTAMKGIEYRDTDAFIDEIPAAYKPIDQVMADADDLVKVKHTLHQILNVKGD
- a CDS encoding amino acid permease — protein: MPDSTPGDDESVLARLGYKQELHRSWSGFSNFAISFSIISILAGCFTTFGQAWNNGGPIAISIGWPVISAFILIIGLCMAELVSAYPTSGGIYWWAAKLGGAKAGYYTGWLNLVGLVAILASVAYGAAIYLNTFIDLFSDGYATGFLGGNYLYQQFFWFAVIMLLITAVNIFSSHLLAVINNVSVWWHVFGAAIVVLVLVFGPDSHQSLGFVFGERINNSGLGEGTFWFYVLPLGFLLTQYTITGYDASAHLSEETQGAANAAAKGIWQSILYSAIGGWILLLAFLFAATNTDYINSFDPAVNPYGGGSVLAVLASALSPGLFKLVVFISMSGQIYCSTACMTSTSRMLFAFSRDRAVPGSGLWASVDAKGVPRNAVLAAGAAAVLLTLPALYESPSGAPTAFYAVVSIGVIGLYLAFAIPIYLRWKAGDGWEPGPWTLGPRYRWLCVLAVAEIAITSVYFVLPFSPAGWPLNDDFTWTAVNYAPIVLALLLGALFVGWHVSVKHWFSGPRSNLESAS
- a CDS encoding cyclase family protein, whose translation is MIPRRLRRASTIPPGYRRVDPRTATRVPLWRDLSPETEVFEGDPPFEHRVWTTVERSGYLVEQITSLGTHLGTHVDAPGHFVTGGAVVTQLGEGWTLMPLVVLAVRGLSVMMDDVRTYERRFGRVPPGACVVLRDGAPGLEPEVVSWLFTARRIRAIGSDAAGPDVPGDGEFASTRAALGAGGVVLAGLGPGLARMRPHGDWISANAPRGAFSGFPVGVTGFTVARGSSAT
- a CDS encoding EAL domain-containing protein, encoding MGSSPGLSASGNLALATAALAGLTLVPFTGLVDASTTRTLADVNLVLAGSLATASLAHSWRRSGGNNLWRPLLATGTALWTLAQLLDCVGRILGGPGAPLTALVGAGRLALPLLALAAVLRLPTRAPREPEADDGSRPARPYALIALALDTVIVTGSLLLLTWVTSLEPMVDAPGHRPLALAAPPAYLALVSTVVLTTRFRRAADPRACALLGAGLVTLAVAGTHLARLPDAPGRLVPLGLVAGFLLLATAALSTGPGPHTGHLRKLARVTVHVPAALAALVLTVHVLTGPTPDAVETGTGLGLAAALVARRLVAGLDNVRLVRELRESHDRLRAQAFSDSLTGLANRARFDQRLRAAIRGGRPLGLLFCDLDDFKAVNDRLGHNAGDDLLRAVGIRLRACVRPGDTVARLGGDEFAILMEDADEGPDVIGRRILAALGRPFQIGHRGRETRVRVGASVGVAVLDRVAPDASPESLLAGVDQAMYAAKRRGKNQLVTFRTGSGNDRPDRYLPLLDPAAPPAERAGPAAPADALDPADPADPAVPAVPAAQAKGPATGSIPPPGLPLPQVMDQTGPIPRVGPRTAPGGLTTPAARYRGSGQAKPEPPKPEPSPEAAREAEKDKLVAATQRDTERWLAEYQEAERRSAERDAAERRALEWLQIEAEVRAGTRPEAEIIPIGRAVDIIGEKARRAAEKAEKAERAEKAHKAEWIEKDEKALAETLEHTEQLSTLSSDHIDLVYHPVLGLNSGRLEALTASARWRHPVHGVMDADSLMSAAEHAGLRRPLEERLFDSIGGDIARLRRAPAWEDLVAHVPLSASHLTDERLPTVLERTLRRHDLPGRALLLLITETYPLPDLGVTAGILERIRDLGTGIGLDAFGTGPVGLEFLTRLPVTSVTLHGSLTVAEPHTRAFRVLAGTAAMVNDLDLMLVADDVNDQEQADRLAGLGIDQAQGPLYGKPVPLPDLDLITLPMNPARR
- a CDS encoding DUF881 domain-containing protein, with amino-acid sequence MTRPTPSPDEEPSSRSDESSQAAPPPGHPSTPFPTPSPSLSPPPVSPSPRPPSAQAASSSSGPRSAGASPGEASSGGFSSSGAASPGEASSGGASSSSGASSPESPVSSPVSSPVSSPVSSPVSSPVSSPASSPASSPVSSPVSSGASRPPRALDASMTLLREVMERPLDPGYAAAAAHPRPRTRVRTAVTLVLSILAGIGFCVAVSSIRVPQRESDQVSRELREEIDHRSESVDTQEKRNAELAAANAAAQQTLLGDRGTALGEQVRELGALTGEIAVTGKGLTVTLDDAPGRDEVGGDPRTDSGYDEGVVLDADLQVVVNGLWSAGAEAISINGERLTAVSAIRSAGEAILVDFRPLVPPYVVSVIGDQSKLQTGFADGSAGPYVQSLRDNNGIQVDIATSDGLTLPGAGQFVLRAAKPVEETSGATGSTRSARTTRSTGSDDATDDPSSTNDPRSTEDTGSTSNTSSSSSTGTAGDAGRDGSQDTQDPVESPGGRT
- a CDS encoding small basic family protein, which produces MIAAIGLLIGVVAGLVLQPTVPLWLQPYLPIAVVAALDAVFGGVRALLDGIFDDRVFIVSFLSNVVVAALIVFLGDHLGVGAQLSTGVVVVLGIRIFSNAAAIRRHIFKA